Proteins from a genomic interval of Candidatus Nanoarchaeia archaeon:
- a CDS encoding aminopeptidase, translating into MIDEREKKLAHIFVNHSLTVKKGDIIKITCGIEAKSLVLETCRLILEKGAIPRVDVDLPGFAYTFFKHAPPEVLTTYPKIADYEARNVDGMIRISCDRNTREMSSINPKKQAERRLVTKEISEITLKKDNWVIFDYPTEALAQDAEMSLEEFEDFVYGACLVDYDEMSRKEDILKEVLDKGNDVHIVGKNTDLRFSIKGREGIKCCGNRNIPDGECFIAPVETSTEGHIEYDFPAIYGGREVDGVRLEFKEGKVVKATAKKNEAYLNEMLNIDKGARYLGEFGWGINYGIKKFVKQILFDEKIGGTIHLALGMAYKQGGGVNDSALHWDMIKDLRKEGAVYVDGKCIMKEGKFTIF; encoded by the coding sequence ATGATTGATGAGCGGGAGAAGAAGCTGGCTCACATCTTTGTGAACCATTCTCTCACAGTTAAGAAAGGAGATATCATCAAGATAACATGCGGGATCGAGGCGAAGAGCCTTGTTTTGGAGACCTGCAGGCTGATTCTGGAGAAGGGAGCAATACCGAGAGTGGATGTTGATCTCCCGGGATTTGCGTATACATTTTTCAAGCATGCTCCTCCTGAAGTCCTAACCACCTACCCGAAAATCGCTGATTACGAAGCAAGGAATGTTGACGGGATGATCCGGATCAGCTGCGACCGGAATACCCGGGAGATGAGCTCGATTAATCCAAAGAAGCAGGCTGAACGCAGGCTTGTGACAAAGGAGATTTCTGAGATTACCCTCAAGAAAGACAATTGGGTCATCTTTGACTATCCTACAGAAGCCCTTGCCCAGGATGCTGAGATGAGCCTAGAGGAATTTGAGGATTTTGTATACGGAGCCTGTCTTGTTGATTATGACGAGATGTCAAGGAAAGAGGATATCCTCAAGGAGGTTCTTGACAAGGGGAATGATGTCCATATTGTTGGAAAGAACACTGACCTGAGGTTTTCCATCAAGGGAAGGGAAGGAATCAAATGCTGCGGGAACAGGAATATTCCGGATGGCGAGTGCTTTATTGCGCCAGTTGAGACTTCCACGGAAGGGCATATCGAATACGATTTCCCTGCCATTTATGGGGGAAGAGAAGTGGATGGCGTCAGGCTGGAGTTCAAGGAGGGGAAGGTTGTAAAGGCAACAGCAAAGAAGAATGAAGCATACCTCAATGAAATGCTGAACATCGACAAGGGAGCGAGATATCTAGGAGAATTCGGCTGGGGGATCAATTACGGCATCAAGAAGTTTGTCAAGCAGATCCTGTTTGATGAGAAGATTGGAGGCACGATCCATCTTGCCTTAGGAATGGCGTATAAGCAAGGAGGAGGGGTCAATGATTCGGCGCTCCACTGGGATATGATCAAGGACCTGAGAAAAGAAGGGGCAGTGTATGTTGATGGGAAGTGCATTATGAAGGAAGGGAAGTTTACGATATTCTGA
- a CDS encoding glycosyltransferase, translating to MKGREKPSFILYVSTFPPRECGIATFTKDLTQAMDRKFNPKLKSKILALNKDVNIYNYPEDAIYQVSDTDIQEYVDAARKINENGAIKIVNIQHEFGIFGGIYGDYIIAFLEVLQKPIVVTFHTVLPQPEDKLRKVVQGIAEKASHIIVPTATAVDILRNDYGISSKITVVPHGIPACPFVSSRKEKERLGFGDKIVLTSFGMMGPGKGYEHVIQALPEVVKKHPNVVYLIIGQTHPVVRREQGESYRNELTERVKSFGLEKNVKFYNKYLRLQEIVQYLKATDIYISSSLNPNQIVSGTLAYAMGCGRAVVSTPFLHAQEAVTPDRGILVDFGKPKQFTDAITKLITHEQLRKEMERNAYAATRKMLWPNIALSYMNVFKEDIGARDEKKLPKLKLTHLMRMTDRFGVIQFSNHTAPDKASGYTLDDNSRALIVCCRRYKDRQSPVMLRLIRTYLNFISYVQAPDGKLYNHVDHDRKINMQHWSRDAHGRAVWALGYLISRPEISQDLKQQAEETFRKALAPANGLTEPRPAAFMILGLYLCNAVRPARQIRNAIQSYADLLVSLFKSNSQEDWEWFESNLTYSNSKLPEALLFAYDATKNQEYLRVGKRALDFLISITFEKGTFVPVGQNGWYFRNGQRAHFDQQPVDASSMVQTLVAAYAITQDKDYLDKASIAFQWFLGKNSLRQMVYDESTGGCQDGVGESSINLNQGAESTISYLLARLALEGKMRHA from the coding sequence ATGAAAGGCAGAGAAAAGCCCTCGTTCATCCTCTACGTCAGCACCTTTCCGCCCCGCGAATGCGGAATTGCGACCTTCACCAAAGATTTGACGCAAGCGATGGACCGCAAATTCAATCCAAAGCTGAAATCCAAGATTCTTGCTTTGAACAAAGATGTTAATATCTACAATTATCCCGAAGACGCCATCTACCAGGTGAGCGATACTGATATCCAGGAATACGTCGACGCTGCCAGAAAGATCAACGAGAATGGCGCAATAAAGATCGTCAACATCCAGCACGAATTCGGAATCTTCGGCGGCATCTACGGCGACTACATCATCGCCTTCCTTGAAGTTCTGCAGAAGCCGATTGTAGTGACCTTCCACACCGTCCTGCCCCAGCCCGAAGACAAGCTGAGGAAAGTCGTTCAGGGAATTGCAGAAAAGGCAAGCCACATCATCGTGCCTACTGCAACTGCTGTCGACATTCTCCGGAATGACTATGGCATCTCCTCAAAGATCACCGTTGTCCCTCACGGCATCCCGGCATGTCCTTTTGTTTCCAGCAGGAAGGAAAAAGAGCGGTTGGGATTTGGAGATAAGATTGTCCTGACCTCCTTCGGCATGATGGGCCCTGGCAAAGGTTACGAGCACGTGATCCAGGCCCTTCCAGAAGTTGTTAAAAAACACCCGAATGTGGTATACCTCATCATTGGCCAGACTCACCCAGTGGTGAGGAGGGAGCAGGGAGAGAGCTACCGGAACGAGCTTACCGAGAGGGTTAAGAGCTTCGGATTGGAGAAAAACGTTAAGTTCTACAATAAATACCTCCGGCTTCAGGAGATTGTGCAATACCTCAAGGCAACAGACATCTACATCTCCTCGTCTTTGAATCCGAACCAGATTGTAAGCGGAACATTGGCATATGCCATGGGATGCGGCAGGGCAGTGGTTTCCACTCCTTTCCTCCATGCGCAGGAGGCAGTAACTCCGGATCGCGGCATTCTTGTGGATTTCGGAAAGCCGAAGCAGTTCACTGATGCCATTACCAAGCTGATCACCCATGAGCAGCTGAGAAAAGAGATGGAAAGAAATGCTTATGCAGCAACGCGCAAGATGCTCTGGCCAAACATAGCTTTATCCTATATGAATGTATTCAAGGAGGATATAGGGGCAAGGGATGAGAAGAAGCTTCCAAAGCTCAAGCTCACGCATCTCATGAGGATGACAGACAGATTTGGCGTGATCCAGTTCTCTAACCACACTGCTCCGGACAAGGCCTCGGGATACACCTTGGATGACAATTCCAGAGCCTTAATTGTCTGCTGCAGGAGATACAAGGACAGGCAAAGCCCGGTCATGCTTCGGCTAATCAGGACATACCTGAATTTTATCAGCTACGTCCAGGCTCCGGATGGAAAGCTTTACAATCACGTTGATCATGACAGAAAGATTAACATGCAGCACTGGAGCAGAGACGCCCATGGAAGGGCAGTCTGGGCGCTTGGATACCTGATTTCCCGGCCTGAAATCTCCCAAGACCTGAAGCAGCAGGCGGAAGAGACCTTTCGCAAAGCATTGGCTCCTGCGAATGGACTGACAGAGCCGCGGCCAGCCGCCTTCATGATCCTTGGGCTGTATCTCTGCAATGCCGTCAGGCCAGCCCGGCAGATCCGAAATGCTATCCAATCGTATGCAGACCTGCTTGTCAGCTTGTTTAAGTCAAATAGCCAGGAAGACTGGGAATGGTTTGAAAGCAATTTGACCTACTCCAACAGCAAGCTTCCTGAAGCCCTGCTGTTTGCATATGACGCGACAAAGAATCAGGAATACCTCAGGGTTGGAAAAAGGGCATTGGACTTCCTCATCTCCATTACCTTTGAAAAAGGGACATTTGTGCCTGTAGGCCAGAACGGCTGGTATTTCCGCAACGGTCAAAGGGCTCACTTCGACCAGCAGCCAGTTGACGCCTCTTCCATGGTCCAGACCTTGGTTGCAGCCTACGCAATCACCCAGGATAAGGACTATCTTGACAAGGCAAGCATCGCATTCCAATGGTTCCTCGGAAAGAACTCGCTCAGGCAGATGGTGTATGATGAGTCCACAGGCGGATGCCAGGACGGAGTCGGAGAATCCTCGATCAATCTCAACCAAGGGGCAGAGTCGACGATTTCTTACCTTCTTGCGAGGCTTGCCCTTGAAGGAAAGATGAGGCACGCGTAA